Proteins from one Salinispora arenicola genomic window:
- a CDS encoding TldD/PmbA family protein produces MTEFDAAAAAVQAALDAGARYADARVMHRRYESMTARNGDVEELTQDESAGLGVRALVGSSWGFHAVPDLSDPAARDAGRRAARTAAASARVPGPRIDPVPTEPVTASWASACEVDPLGVPLSTKGDLLVEATRLMADHGADIAEGLYQIWDTAKWFVSSEGHRIDQRIRECGGGISATSIGTEETQRRSYPSYRGQYGTTGWELVDSLDLTAHAARMAEESRALLTAPPCPPGETDLILGGEQLALQIHESVGHAIELDRILGWEAAFAGTSWLELARLGSLRYGSELMTITVDPTLPGALGSFGYDDEGSPAVRRDAVREGRWVGVLAGRDSAAVAGLDYGGSVRADGWARLPMVRMTNVGLEPGPHSLDEIIAATDKGVLMDINRSWSIDDRRLNFQFGCEIGWEVRNGKRGRMLRNPTYTGISPLFWRSMDMLSSETVAWGTPNCGKGQPGQVGHTGHPAAPARFRGVRVGVRA; encoded by the coding sequence ATGACCGAGTTCGACGCGGCGGCCGCCGCGGTCCAGGCTGCTCTCGACGCGGGCGCCCGGTACGCGGATGCCCGAGTGATGCACCGACGCTACGAGTCCATGACGGCCCGCAATGGCGACGTCGAGGAGCTGACCCAGGATGAGAGCGCCGGCCTGGGGGTTCGGGCGCTGGTCGGATCGAGTTGGGGCTTTCATGCCGTCCCCGATCTGTCCGACCCTGCCGCCCGTGACGCCGGTCGACGGGCGGCACGGACCGCCGCGGCCAGTGCCCGTGTTCCGGGCCCCCGGATCGATCCGGTCCCGACCGAGCCGGTCACGGCGAGCTGGGCCTCGGCCTGCGAGGTGGATCCGCTCGGCGTGCCGCTGTCGACAAAGGGCGACCTGCTGGTCGAGGCCACCCGGCTGATGGCCGACCACGGTGCCGACATCGCCGAAGGCTTGTACCAGATCTGGGACACGGCCAAGTGGTTCGTCTCCAGCGAGGGCCACCGGATCGACCAGCGCATCCGGGAGTGCGGTGGCGGCATCTCGGCCACGTCCATCGGCACCGAGGAGACCCAGCGTCGGTCGTACCCGAGCTACCGGGGCCAGTACGGCACCACGGGGTGGGAGCTGGTCGACTCGCTCGACCTGACCGCGCATGCGGCGCGGATGGCCGAGGAGTCCAGGGCGCTGCTCACCGCACCGCCCTGCCCACCCGGTGAGACCGACCTGATCCTCGGTGGCGAGCAGCTCGCCCTCCAGATCCACGAGTCGGTCGGGCACGCCATCGAGTTGGATCGGATCCTGGGCTGGGAGGCCGCCTTCGCCGGTACCTCCTGGCTGGAGCTGGCCCGGCTCGGGTCGCTGCGCTACGGCTCGGAGCTGATGACCATCACCGTCGATCCGACCCTGCCCGGCGCGCTGGGCAGCTTCGGGTACGACGACGAGGGTTCCCCGGCGGTCCGCCGGGACGCGGTCCGTGAGGGACGCTGGGTGGGCGTGCTTGCGGGTCGCGACTCGGCCGCCGTCGCGGGCCTGGACTACGGCGGCAGCGTCCGTGCCGACGGCTGGGCCCGGCTACCGATGGTGCGGATGACCAACGTCGGGCTGGAGCCCGGTCCACACAGCCTGGACGAGATCATCGCGGCCACCGACAAGGGCGTGTTGATGGACATCAACCGTTCCTGGTCGATCGACGACAGGCGACTCAACTTCCAGTTCGGCTGCGAGATCGGCTGGGAGGTCAGGAACGGGAAACGGGGACGGATGCTGCGCAACCCCACGTACACCGGCATCAGCCCGCTCTTCTGGCGGTCGATGGACATGCTCTCCAGCGAGACCGTAGCCTGGGGCACGCCCAACTGCGGCAAGGGTCAACCCGGACAGGTGGGGCATACCGGCCATCCGGCCGCACCTGCTCGCTTCCGCGGCGTGCGGGTGGGGGTGCGCGCATGA
- the mshB gene encoding N-acetyl-1-D-myo-inositol-2-amino-2-deoxy-alpha-D-glucopyranoside deacetylase translates to MTDVTTLPDRRLLLVHAHPDDEAIGTGATMAHYAATGGHVTLVTCTLGEEGEVHVPELAQLAAAGADQLGGYRIGELAAACRSLGVTDHRFLGGAGRYRDSGMMGLATNEHPRAFWRADLDEAAAHLVELMREVRPQVMVTYDDNGFYGHPDHIQAHRVAMRAYELAAVEGFAPAKVYWTAMPQSVLEAGMVHFAGSSDNPFAGIEEAVELPFCTPDDRIAARIDATGQHAAKEAAMRAHATQIPDDSWLYSIAANFGSEFMGVEYYTLAVGAKGPGAGPYGWEDDLFAGLPVAAGPDRTRAGVTGPW, encoded by the coding sequence GTGACGGACGTGACGACACTGCCCGATCGCCGGCTCCTTCTGGTCCACGCGCACCCCGATGACGAAGCTATCGGCACCGGCGCGACGATGGCCCACTACGCGGCCACTGGCGGACACGTCACGCTGGTTACGTGCACGTTGGGTGAGGAGGGCGAGGTGCACGTGCCGGAGCTGGCGCAGCTCGCCGCGGCCGGGGCCGACCAACTCGGCGGCTACCGGATCGGGGAGCTGGCGGCGGCCTGCCGCTCACTCGGGGTCACCGATCACCGGTTTCTCGGCGGCGCCGGCCGCTACCGTGACTCCGGCATGATGGGTCTTGCCACCAACGAGCACCCACGCGCCTTCTGGCGGGCAGATCTCGACGAGGCCGCCGCGCATCTGGTGGAGCTCATGCGCGAGGTCCGGCCCCAGGTCATGGTCACCTATGACGACAACGGGTTCTACGGCCACCCGGACCACATCCAGGCCCACCGGGTGGCGATGCGGGCGTACGAGTTGGCTGCCGTCGAGGGTTTCGCTCCGGCGAAGGTCTACTGGACGGCGATGCCGCAGAGTGTGCTGGAGGCCGGGATGGTTCACTTCGCCGGCTCGTCGGACAACCCTTTCGCGGGCATCGAGGAGGCGGTGGAGTTGCCGTTCTGCACTCCGGACGACCGTATCGCCGCCCGGATCGATGCCACCGGGCAGCACGCCGCGAAGGAGGCGGCGATGCGCGCGCACGCCACCCAGATCCCGGACGACTCCTGGCTGTACTCGATCGCCGCGAACTTCGGCAGCGAGTTCATGGGCGTGGAGTACTACACGCTCGCCGTTGGCGCCAAGGGCCCCGGCGCTGGCCCGTACGGGTGGGAGGACGATCTGTTCGCCGGGCTTCCGGTCGCCGCCGGCCCGGATCGGACTCGGGCCGGCGTGACCGGTCCATGGTGA
- a CDS encoding S9 family peptidase: MDFPELAARTRRFRHGAPRAVSVADDGSRVVFLRSAGPTDPTDALWLLDVDTGEERLVADPAVLLQEDADQLSPGERTLRERLRLSVSGIGSYALDSAGRVAVFVLGGRLFRADLIHGDVVEVAAAGPVLDPRPDPTGQRLAYVTDAAPGIRRGELRVVEYDGTDTMLAGEDAGVIWGLPEHVAAEEFDRFRGYWWAPDGRSVLAARVDESRLDRWHLHDPAEPATAPTTVAYPRAGGPNAEVSLHLLDLDGGWVDVHWDRETYPYLTAVHWTDGGPLITVLRRSQQHGLVLAVDPRTGETQVHAELADPRWVEPVPGTPAHLPDGRVLVGGELAHDGYDARCLFADGTLLTPPSLYVRRVVGRLPAHPGAGPADLLVEATEGEPSEQHLFRVRTTVGGGMDARRITTDAGWHVAVVGGDVLVVGSASLDHPGLRWTVWRGDREVARLRSFAATPPYAPLPLLERVTDRRLPAAVLYPEQHVSGRRLPVLMDVYGGPGHQEVLAARSVWLERQWWADAGFAVVVIDNRGTPGVAPSFEKAIHRRMADMVLTDQVEGLTALADKHPDLDLGRVAVRGWSFGGWLAALAVLRRPELFRCGIAGAPVTDWSLYDTAYAERYLGLPEDGTDVYAHHSLVELAAAATSEQAPPLLLVHGMADDNVVAAHTLRLSAALLTNGHPHSVLPLTGATHMAAGGAGEHLLKLELAFLRTHLD, encoded by the coding sequence GTGGACTTTCCGGAGCTGGCCGCGCGTACCCGTCGGTTCCGCCACGGGGCACCGCGCGCGGTGTCGGTGGCCGACGACGGCTCCCGGGTGGTCTTCCTCCGCTCCGCAGGGCCGACGGACCCCACCGACGCGCTCTGGCTGCTCGACGTGGACACCGGGGAGGAACGGCTCGTCGCCGACCCGGCGGTGCTCCTTCAGGAGGACGCCGACCAGCTCAGCCCGGGAGAGCGCACGCTGCGGGAACGGCTACGGCTGAGCGTCTCCGGCATCGGCTCGTACGCCCTCGACTCGGCCGGCCGGGTGGCCGTCTTCGTGCTCGGTGGCCGACTGTTCCGGGCCGACCTGATCCACGGGGACGTGGTCGAGGTCGCCGCGGCCGGCCCGGTGCTCGATCCGCGCCCCGACCCGACCGGACAGCGGCTGGCGTACGTGACCGACGCCGCGCCCGGAATCCGTCGTGGCGAGCTACGGGTGGTCGAGTACGACGGCACCGACACCATGCTCGCCGGCGAGGACGCGGGGGTGATCTGGGGGCTGCCGGAACATGTCGCGGCGGAGGAGTTCGACCGGTTCCGGGGCTACTGGTGGGCCCCGGATGGGCGCTCGGTGCTCGCCGCCCGGGTGGACGAGTCCCGGCTGGACCGGTGGCACCTACACGACCCGGCCGAACCGGCGACCGCGCCGACCACCGTCGCCTACCCCCGGGCGGGCGGGCCCAACGCCGAGGTCAGCCTGCACCTGCTCGACCTCGACGGCGGCTGGGTCGACGTGCACTGGGACCGGGAGACGTACCCGTACCTGACCGCCGTGCACTGGACCGACGGCGGGCCACTGATCACGGTGCTGCGCCGGTCCCAGCAGCACGGGCTGGTGCTCGCGGTGGACCCGCGTACCGGCGAGACACAGGTGCATGCCGAGCTGGCCGACCCGCGCTGGGTGGAACCGGTCCCCGGCACTCCCGCCCACCTGCCCGACGGCCGGGTGCTGGTGGGCGGGGAACTGGCCCACGACGGGTACGACGCGCGCTGCCTCTTCGCCGACGGCACGCTGCTGACACCCCCGTCGCTCTACGTGCGCCGGGTGGTGGGCCGGCTACCGGCCCACCCCGGCGCCGGGCCGGCCGACCTCCTGGTGGAGGCGACCGAGGGCGAGCCAAGCGAGCAGCACCTGTTCCGGGTCCGCACCACGGTCGGCGGCGGCATGGACGCCCGCCGGATCACCACGGACGCCGGCTGGCATGTCGCGGTCGTGGGCGGGGACGTGTTGGTCGTGGGTAGCGCCTCGCTGGACCACCCGGGCCTGCGCTGGACGGTGTGGCGAGGCGACCGGGAGGTGGCGAGGCTGCGGTCGTTCGCGGCGACCCCGCCGTATGCTCCGCTGCCGTTGCTGGAGCGGGTGACCGACCGGCGGCTGCCGGCCGCGGTGCTCTACCCGGAGCAGCACGTCTCGGGCCGCCGGCTGCCGGTGCTGATGGACGTGTACGGCGGTCCCGGCCACCAGGAGGTGCTGGCGGCGCGGTCGGTGTGGTTGGAGCGGCAGTGGTGGGCCGACGCCGGGTTCGCGGTGGTGGTGATCGACAACCGCGGTACGCCGGGGGTCGCGCCGTCGTTCGAGAAGGCGATCCACCGGCGGATGGCGGACATGGTCCTCACCGACCAGGTGGAGGGGCTCACCGCGCTCGCCGACAAGCATCCCGACCTGGACCTCGGTCGGGTGGCCGTGCGGGGCTGGTCGTTCGGTGGCTGGCTGGCGGCGCTGGCGGTGCTGCGCCGCCCGGAGCTGTTCCGGTGCGGGATCGCCGGGGCGCCGGTGACCGACTGGAGTTTGTACGACACCGCCTACGCCGAGCGCTACCTGGGTCTGCCCGAGGACGGGACGGACGTGTACGCCCACCACTCGCTGGTGGAGTTGGCCGCAGCGGCGACCTCGGAGCAGGCCCCGCCCCTGCTGCTGGTGCACGGGATGGCCGACGACAATGTGGTGGCGGCGCACACGCTGCGGCTGTCGGCCGCGCTGTTGACCAATGGGCACCCGCATTCGGTGCTGCCGCTGACCGGCGCGACGCACATGGCGGCCGGCGGCGCCGGCGAGCACCTGCTGAAGCTGGAGCTGGCCTTTCTCCGTACCCACCTGGACTGA
- a CDS encoding GNAT family N-acetyltransferase encodes MLRQEDVGQRVVVRRIVGIRAGRPLFSDALGELAELSETHLTLATAHGRITVPMAEVHRAKRVPASRRPTSAAVAALEHAADEAWPAPTRAGLGDWLLRSADGWTGRANSALPVGDPDRPLPAAIDAVQRWYADLGRPALVNTPLPLSAPVSAELDARGWTSGPPALVQTVPLAALPPAPADSAGAPPVELTTAPSTDWLAVAASRKGDLPAAARHVLTAVPQVRFAQVTLGGRLVAIGRGTVTGANRWLGLSLIEVAPEARRRGLARQVVRALARWGAAVGAANAFLQVEQHNIEAVTLYRTLGFTTHHTYRTRTAPPD; translated from the coding sequence GTGCTCCGACAGGAGGATGTGGGACAGCGCGTCGTGGTCCGTCGGATTGTGGGGATTCGCGCAGGCCGGCCGCTCTTCTCTGACGCACTCGGCGAGTTGGCGGAGCTGAGCGAGACCCATCTCACCCTCGCCACCGCACACGGTCGGATCACGGTGCCGATGGCCGAGGTCCACCGGGCCAAACGGGTGCCCGCGTCCCGCCGGCCGACGTCCGCCGCGGTGGCCGCGCTGGAGCACGCGGCCGACGAGGCGTGGCCCGCACCGACCCGGGCTGGCCTGGGTGACTGGCTACTGCGCAGCGCCGACGGTTGGACCGGACGCGCCAACTCGGCGTTGCCCGTCGGCGACCCGGACCGGCCGCTTCCCGCCGCGATCGACGCCGTGCAGCGCTGGTACGCCGACCTCGGCCGGCCGGCCCTGGTCAACACACCGCTCCCGCTCTCCGCGCCGGTCAGCGCGGAACTCGACGCCCGGGGCTGGACCAGTGGCCCTCCGGCACTCGTCCAGACCGTACCGCTGGCCGCGCTGCCGCCCGCCCCAGCCGACAGCGCCGGCGCACCGCCGGTCGAGCTGACCACCGCGCCGTCGACGGACTGGCTGGCGGTCGCCGCCAGCCGCAAGGGCGACCTACCGGCCGCCGCCCGGCACGTGCTCACCGCCGTGCCCCAGGTCCGTTTCGCCCAGGTAACCCTCGGCGGCCGGTTGGTCGCCATCGGCCGAGGCACCGTCACCGGGGCGAACCGGTGGCTCGGCCTCAGTCTGATCGAGGTGGCACCCGAAGCCCGCCGGCGAGGACTGGCCCGACAGGTGGTCCGCGCCCTGGCCCGGTGGGGTGCGGCGGTCGGCGCGGCCAACGCCTTCCTCCAGGTCGAACAGCACAATATCGAAGCAGTGACGCTCTATCGAACGCTCGGCTTCACCACCCACCACACCTACCGGACCCGAACCGCACCCCCGGACTGA